GATTTGGTTGCCCGGGCGAAGGCCAAAGAAGGACTAGAAAGCGTTTTCAGCGCGCGCGATTCGGCGCAGATTGACTTCAGCCAGATCAACAACAAGGCCAATGGCGGCATATTCCTGGATGATTTTGCGCCGATCTACGATCCGCCGGGAGCCGACGGGATCGCCAACACGGACGATGACAGCAACAGCGCCGGCTCGCAGATCGACGCGATCATGCTTCCTGGCCCGGACGGCATCCTGGGGACGGTGGATGATATTCGCCAGCCGTTGAACAACTTCCAGCGCCGCATCATCTTGTCCCCGGTCTTTCTCACTGGAACGACTACGGTGAACAACAACTTGCGGCTGATCACCGTCACGGTGAAGTACACGGTCCCGCAGTACGGGACAAGGCAATACCAGATCAGCGCTTATATCTCCAAGTACCGTTAGGAAGCAGATCATGAGCAAAATAAAAAAAGGCCAACAAGGTTTGTCGCTGATGGAAGCGCTCGTGGCGATGCTGGTGGCAAGCATCGTTCTCGCCGCTGGAAGCAGCTTGGTTATCAAGGCGCTTCAGATCACAGATCTGGTCACGGTGCGCTCTGAAATGCAGCAGGATGGCCGCGCGGCAATCAACAGCATCCTTAAAGATCTCAGCCTATCGGGAACCGGAATG
This portion of the Terriglobia bacterium genome encodes:
- a CDS encoding prepilin-type N-terminal cleavage/methylation domain-containing protein, encoding MGVSRKARQERGFTLMEAMVAAIVLATGLLSVLSLFAYSLSNLQMSQEDLVARAKAKEGLESVFSARDSAQIDFSQINNKANGGIFLDDFAPIYDPPGADGIANTDDDSNSAGSQIDAIMLPGPDGILGTVDDIRQPLNNFQRRIILSPVFLTGTTTVNNNLRLITVTVKYTVPQYGTRQYQISAYISKYR